The following are encoded in a window of Kitasatospora sp. NBC_01250 genomic DNA:
- a CDS encoding glycosyl hydrolase family 18 protein, translating to MRRANKSAWAVTSAASILLGGALSVLGMAHAQATQSQPAVAAPPAAAAAVPANTTGAPATSGGLKVAYYDQWSVYQNAFYLKNVSDSGEAANLNYLIYDFENIDPTNLTCFEANSAASQDENNPNAGDGAGDSYADYGKTFANGTSVDGSTDTWNQPIVGNFNQIKELKAKYPNLKVVLSLGGWTYSKYFSDAAATDASRKKLVSSCIDMFIKGNLPSQNGYGGPGTGKGIFDGFDIDWEYPGGGGHVGNHASTADKQNFTALLAEFRSELDAQGAADGKTYSLSAALPAGQDKIQNVETDKIGQYLTFGDPMTYDMHGGWEPTETNHQSPLYDNPADPSAPIAPGTSKYSTDEAIKAYTVGDPQYGIPGGFPANKLNIGVPFYYRGWTGVPAGSNHGLFQTATGPAPGAADSGNVAGTRMYKELSGVVDNPADTFWDPVAQAAYFYDGTNFWSGEDAQSIQAKADYLHCNGLGGTMMFSLYDLDPAATLFNAAVQDTNGSAASCPAPSPTPTPTPTPTPTPTPTPTPTPTPTPTPTPTPTPTPTPTPTPTPTPTPTPTPTPPAGGIVANGGFESGALSPWTCTGNLGSVVASPVHSGSHALAGAASSSDDAQCSQTVTVKPNTTYTLSGWVQGSYTYLGVTGSGADTSAWTSSPGWSQLSTKFTTGSSVTSVTIWVHGWYGQGTYYADDISVS from the coding sequence ATGCGCAGAGCGAACAAGTCGGCATGGGCGGTGACCTCGGCAGCCTCCATCCTGCTGGGCGGCGCCCTGTCGGTGCTGGGCATGGCTCATGCCCAGGCCACCCAGAGCCAGCCGGCGGTGGCCGCCCCACCGGCCGCCGCGGCCGCTGTCCCGGCCAACACCACCGGTGCGCCCGCCACCTCGGGCGGCCTCAAGGTGGCCTACTACGACCAGTGGTCGGTCTACCAGAACGCGTTCTACCTGAAGAACGTGTCCGACAGCGGTGAGGCGGCCAACCTCAACTACCTGATCTACGACTTCGAGAACATCGACCCCACCAATCTCACCTGCTTCGAGGCCAACTCGGCCGCCTCGCAGGACGAGAACAACCCGAACGCGGGTGACGGGGCCGGCGACTCCTACGCCGACTACGGCAAGACCTTCGCCAACGGCACCAGCGTGGACGGCAGCACCGACACCTGGAACCAGCCGATCGTGGGCAACTTCAACCAGATCAAGGAGCTGAAGGCGAAGTACCCCAACCTCAAGGTCGTGCTGAGCCTGGGCGGCTGGACCTACTCCAAGTACTTCTCGGACGCGGCGGCCACCGACGCCTCGCGCAAGAAGCTGGTCTCCTCCTGCATCGACATGTTCATCAAGGGCAACCTGCCCTCGCAGAACGGCTACGGCGGCCCGGGGACCGGCAAGGGCATCTTCGACGGCTTCGACATCGACTGGGAGTACCCGGGCGGCGGCGGCCACGTCGGCAACCACGCCAGCACGGCCGACAAGCAGAACTTCACCGCGCTGCTGGCCGAGTTCCGCAGCGAGCTGGACGCCCAGGGCGCGGCCGACGGCAAGACCTACTCGCTCTCGGCGGCGCTGCCGGCCGGTCAGGACAAGATCCAGAACGTCGAGACCGACAAGATCGGCCAGTACCTGACCTTCGGCGACCCCATGACCTATGACATGCACGGCGGTTGGGAGCCCACCGAGACCAACCACCAGTCGCCGCTGTACGACAATCCGGCGGACCCGTCGGCCCCCATCGCGCCGGGGACGAGCAAGTACTCGACCGACGAGGCGATCAAGGCCTACACGGTGGGCGACCCGCAGTACGGGATACCCGGCGGCTTCCCCGCGAACAAGCTCAACATCGGGGTGCCGTTCTACTACCGCGGCTGGACCGGCGTGCCGGCGGGCAGCAACCACGGGCTCTTCCAGACGGCCACCGGGCCGGCCCCGGGGGCGGCGGACTCCGGCAACGTGGCCGGGACCCGGATGTACAAGGAGCTCTCCGGCGTGGTCGACAACCCCGCCGACACCTTCTGGGATCCGGTGGCGCAGGCCGCGTACTTCTACGACGGCACCAACTTCTGGTCCGGTGAGGACGCCCAGTCGATCCAGGCCAAGGCGGACTACCTGCACTGCAACGGGCTGGGCGGGACGATGATGTTCTCGCTCTACGACCTGGATCCGGCGGCGACCCTCTTCAATGCGGCGGTGCAGGACACCAACGGTTCCGCGGCCTCCTGCCCGGCGCCGAGCCCGACGCCGACACCTACTCCCACCCCGACGCCTACTCCCACCCCCACCCCGACACCGACGCCCACCCCGACGCCCACCCCGACACCGACACCGACACCGACGCCCACGCCGACCCCCACACCGACGCCCACGCCGACGCCCACGCCGACCCCCACGCCTCCGGCCGGCGGCATCGTGGCCAACGGCGGCTTCGAGTCCGGCGCGCTCTCCCCGTGGACCTGCACCGGAAACCTGGGATCGGTGGTGGCGAGCCCGGTGCACTCCGGCTCGCACGCCCTGGCGGGCGCCGCCAGCAGCAGTGACGACGCCCAGTGTTCGCAGACCGTCACGGTCAAGCCCAACACCACCTACACGCTCTCCGGTTGGGTGCAGGGCAGCTACACCTACCTCGGGGTCACCGGCTCCGGCGCGGACACCTCGGCCTGGACCAGCAGCCCCGGCTGGTCCCAGCTCTCCACCAAGTTCACCACCGGCTCCTCGGTCACGTCGGTGACCATCTGGGTGCACGGCTGGTATGGGCAGGGTACGTACTACGCGGATGACATCAGCGTGAGCTGA
- a CDS encoding tetratricopeptide repeat protein, with the protein MKLIGKSQPQTGAPQQDIDTESAPVPAQRGSWRTGAGRPYGPESLVHVPVPQVGGRYPAAAAGRSPAEGSVEDPESDTASFESELAARESAALETRHRAAADAGDPNAASQLGALLLRRGDLDDAEPYLRKAAAAGLRAAANNLGVLLHQRGHRVEAGGWWRQAAVAGSAPAAHALGLHLRDHGDEEAAEYWLHFAAEQGHALGAYALGDLMEHRRDVRAERWFKAAADAGHREAAYRLARMREAAGDKESAETWYRTAAARSHARAALRLGVLVEERAKGDHALREEAARWYRQSAQNGEPRAACALGFLLRDCGDLPSAAEWWQEAAEAGDGNAANALGALHAGRGEDDAAERWYRAALEAGDHNGAFNLGLLCASAGRQAQAEQWYRRAAYAGHREACNALAVILLQRGDESGAEPWFSKAAEAGSVDGAFNLGILHANRGEHQQAQEWYARAAAEGHGEAALQLAVAKEQRGDLSAALERYRQAATGGSAEGAFRLASLLDRRGDVPEEAEHWYAVAADADHSRAQVRMGVRAAERGALEIAESWYRRAAANGSRSGAFNLGLLLARQEREAEAMLWYTRAADAGHGRAALRLALLALRRGEPVQAENWCRRATDYGPPEVAERAARLLDALHPELSA; encoded by the coding sequence ATGAAGCTGATCGGCAAGAGCCAGCCGCAGACCGGTGCACCCCAGCAGGACATCGACACCGAGTCCGCTCCGGTCCCCGCCCAGCGCGGCAGTTGGCGCACCGGGGCCGGGCGTCCGTACGGCCCCGAGAGCCTGGTCCACGTCCCCGTGCCGCAGGTCGGTGGCCGCTACCCGGCCGCCGCGGCCGGTCGTTCCCCGGCGGAGGGCTCCGTGGAGGACCCCGAGTCCGACACCGCCTCGTTCGAGAGTGAGCTGGCCGCGCGCGAGTCGGCCGCGCTGGAGACCAGGCACCGGGCCGCCGCCGACGCCGGCGACCCCAATGCCGCCAGCCAGCTCGGCGCCCTGCTGCTGCGCCGGGGCGATCTGGACGACGCCGAACCGTATCTGCGCAAGGCCGCCGCGGCCGGACTGCGCGCTGCCGCGAACAACCTCGGCGTGCTGCTGCACCAGCGCGGCCACCGGGTCGAGGCCGGCGGCTGGTGGCGTCAGGCCGCCGTGGCGGGCAGCGCCCCGGCCGCGCACGCCCTCGGCCTGCACCTGCGCGACCACGGCGACGAGGAGGCCGCCGAGTACTGGCTGCACTTCGCCGCCGAGCAGGGGCACGCGCTCGGCGCCTACGCGCTGGGCGACCTGATGGAGCACCGGCGCGACGTGCGCGCCGAGCGCTGGTTCAAGGCGGCGGCCGACGCGGGCCACCGCGAGGCGGCCTACCGGCTGGCCCGGATGCGCGAGGCGGCCGGGGACAAGGAGAGTGCCGAGACCTGGTACCGCACCGCCGCCGCGCGCAGCCACGCCAGGGCGGCGCTGCGCCTGGGCGTGCTGGTCGAGGAGCGGGCCAAGGGGGACCACGCGCTGCGCGAGGAGGCGGCCCGCTGGTACCGGCAGTCCGCGCAGAACGGCGAGCCGCGGGCGGCCTGCGCGCTGGGCTTCCTGCTGCGCGACTGCGGCGACCTGCCGTCGGCGGCCGAGTGGTGGCAGGAGGCGGCCGAGGCCGGCGACGGCAACGCGGCCAACGCGCTCGGCGCGCTGCACGCGGGCCGCGGCGAGGACGACGCCGCCGAACGCTGGTACCGGGCCGCGCTGGAGGCCGGTGACCACAACGGCGCCTTCAACCTGGGCCTGCTGTGCGCGAGCGCCGGCCGCCAGGCGCAGGCCGAGCAGTGGTACCGGCGGGCCGCCTACGCGGGTCACCGGGAGGCGTGCAACGCGCTGGCCGTGATCCTGCTGCAGCGCGGCGACGAGTCGGGCGCCGAGCCCTGGTTCTCCAAGGCCGCCGAGGCCGGCAGCGTGGACGGTGCCTTCAACCTCGGCATCCTGCACGCGAACCGGGGCGAGCACCAGCAGGCCCAGGAGTGGTACGCCCGGGCCGCTGCCGAGGGCCATGGCGAGGCCGCGCTGCAGCTCGCGGTGGCCAAGGAGCAGCGCGGCGACCTCTCCGCCGCGCTGGAGCGCTACCGCCAGGCGGCCACCGGCGGCTCCGCCGAGGGCGCCTTCCGCCTCGCCTCGCTGCTGGACCGGCGCGGGGACGTGCCGGAGGAGGCCGAGCACTGGTACGCGGTGGCCGCCGACGCCGACCACAGCCGGGCCCAGGTGCGGATGGGGGTGCGGGCCGCCGAGCGCGGCGCGCTGGAGATCGCCGAGAGCTGGTACCGCCGGGCGGCGGCGAACGGCAGCCGCAGCGGCGCCTTCAACCTCGGCCTGCTGCTGGCCCGGCAGGAGCGCGAGGCGGAGGCGATGCTCTGGTACACCCGGGCCGCCGACGCGGGGCACGGCCGGGCCGCGCTGCGGCTCGCGCTGCTGGCGCTGCGCCGCGGCGAGCCGGTGCAGGCGGAGAACTGGTGCAGGCGGGCCACCGACTACGGTCCGCCGGAGGTCGCCGAGCGCGCGGCGCGACTGCTGGACGCGCTGCACCCCGAGCTGAGCGCCTGA
- a CDS encoding Fur family transcriptional regulator produces the protein MSDLLTRLREQGWRLTAQRRVVAEVLDGEHVHLTADEVHARAVGLLPEISRATVYNTLGELVSLGEVLEVSTDGRAKRYDPNAHHSHQHLVCSSCGTIRDVHPSGDPLAALPAAERFGFAVSGAEITYRGLCPDCRAH, from the coding sequence ATGAGCGATCTCCTGACACGGCTACGCGAGCAGGGCTGGCGACTCACCGCACAGCGGCGTGTCGTGGCCGAGGTCCTCGACGGCGAACACGTCCACCTCACCGCCGACGAGGTGCACGCCCGCGCGGTCGGCCTGTTGCCGGAGATCAGCCGCGCCACGGTCTACAACACGCTGGGCGAGCTGGTGTCGCTCGGCGAGGTGCTGGAGGTCAGCACCGACGGCCGGGCCAAGCGCTACGACCCCAACGCGCACCACTCGCACCAGCACCTGGTCTGCTCGTCCTGCGGCACCATCAGGGACGTCCACCCGAGCGGCGACCCGCTCGCCGCGCTGCCGGCCGCCGAGCGGTTCGGCTTCGCCGTCTCCGGCGCGGAGATCACCTACCGCGGCCTGTGCCCGGACTGCCGGGCGCACTGA
- a CDS encoding catalase, with protein MTAQDELRPTLTTEAGAPVADNQNTASAGIGGPALIQDQLLFEKLAHFNRERIPERVVHARGAAAYGTFTVTADVTQYTRAKFLSEVGKQTETFLRFSTVAGNLGSADAVRDPRGFALKFYTEDGNYDLVGNNTPVFFIKDAIKFPDFIHTQKRDPYTGSQEADNVWDFWGLSPESTHQVTWLFGDRGIPASYRHLNGYGSHTYQWQNEAGEYFWVKYHFKTDQGIKNLTADEAAKLAGEDPDSHQRDLREAIERGEFPSWTVQVQIMPAADAANYRFNPFDLTKVWPHEDYPPIEIGKLELNRNPDNIFAEVEQSIFSPAHFVPGIGPSPDKMLQGRLFAYADAHRYRVGINADHLPVNRPHATEALNNNRDGHLYDGRHGRRKNYEPNSFGGPVETGRPLWAATEVSGLTGTSEAPSHSEDTDFVQAGNLYRLFSEDEKQRLIANLAGFIAKVSADREDIVERAIGNFRQADADYGQRLEAAVRELRKQ; from the coding sequence ATGACTGCCCAGGACGAGCTGCGGCCAACCCTGACCACTGAGGCCGGCGCGCCGGTGGCCGACAACCAGAACACGGCGAGCGCCGGCATCGGCGGACCGGCGCTGATCCAGGACCAGCTGCTGTTCGAGAAGCTCGCCCACTTCAACCGCGAGCGGATCCCGGAGCGCGTGGTGCACGCCCGCGGTGCGGCGGCCTACGGCACCTTCACGGTGACCGCCGACGTCACGCAGTACACCCGGGCGAAGTTCCTCTCCGAGGTCGGCAAGCAGACCGAGACCTTCCTGCGGTTCTCCACCGTGGCCGGCAACCTCGGCTCGGCCGACGCGGTGCGCGACCCGCGCGGTTTCGCGCTGAAGTTCTACACCGAGGACGGCAACTACGACCTCGTCGGCAACAACACCCCGGTGTTCTTCATCAAGGACGCCATCAAGTTCCCCGACTTCATCCACACCCAGAAGCGCGACCCGTACACCGGCTCGCAGGAGGCGGACAACGTCTGGGACTTCTGGGGCCTGTCGCCCGAGTCGACCCACCAGGTGACCTGGCTCTTCGGCGACCGCGGCATCCCGGCCAGCTACCGCCACCTCAACGGCTACGGCTCGCACACCTACCAGTGGCAGAACGAGGCCGGCGAGTACTTCTGGGTCAAGTACCACTTCAAGACCGACCAGGGGATCAAGAACCTGACGGCCGACGAGGCGGCGAAGCTCGCCGGCGAGGACCCGGACAGCCACCAGCGCGATCTGCGCGAGGCCATCGAGCGCGGTGAGTTCCCGAGCTGGACCGTGCAGGTGCAGATCATGCCGGCCGCCGACGCGGCGAACTACCGCTTCAACCCGTTCGACCTGACCAAGGTCTGGCCGCACGAGGACTACCCGCCGATCGAGATCGGCAAGCTGGAGCTCAACCGCAACCCCGACAACATCTTCGCCGAGGTCGAGCAGTCGATCTTCTCCCCGGCGCACTTCGTGCCCGGCATCGGCCCCTCCCCGGACAAGATGCTGCAGGGCCGGCTGTTCGCCTACGCGGACGCCCACCGCTACCGGGTCGGCATCAACGCCGACCACCTGCCGGTGAACCGCCCGCACGCCACCGAGGCGCTCAACAACAACCGCGACGGCCACCTCTACGACGGCCGCCACGGCCGCCGGAAGAACTACGAGCCGAACAGCTTCGGTGGCCCGGTCGAGACCGGCCGCCCGCTCTGGGCCGCCACCGAGGTCAGCGGCCTCACCGGCACCTCCGAGGCGCCCTCGCACAGCGAGGACACCGACTTCGTCCAGGCCGGCAACCTCTACCGGCTCTTCTCCGAGGACGAGAAGCAGCGCCTGATCGCCAACCTGGCCGGCTTCATAGCCAAGGTCTCCGCCGACCGCGAGGACATCGTCGAGCGGGCGATCGGCAACTTCCGCCAGGCCGACGCCGACTACGGCCAGCGCCTGGAGGCCGCCGTCCGCGAGCTGCGCAAGCAGTGA
- the hisN gene encoding histidinol-phosphatase, which translates to MADYHDDLRLAHVLADSADSVTLDRFRALDLKIETKPDLTPVSDADKAAEEAVRSVLQRARPRDAVLGEEFGLAGSGPRRWVIDPIDGTKNYIRGVPVWATLIALLEEDADGEQHPVVGIVSAPALHRRWWAAKGLGAYAGRSLASAGRIRVSGVSRLEDASLSYSSLSGWEERGRLDPFLDLTRACWRTRAYGDFWSYMMLAEGAVDIAAEPELSLWDMAAPCIVVQEAGGRFTGLDGIDGPGGADAVASNGILHEEMLQRLSV; encoded by the coding sequence ATGGCCGACTACCACGATGATCTCCGCCTTGCCCATGTCCTCGCCGACTCGGCCGACTCGGTCACCCTGGATCGTTTCCGGGCACTGGACCTGAAGATCGAGACCAAGCCCGACCTGACGCCCGTCAGCGACGCCGACAAGGCCGCCGAGGAGGCGGTCCGCAGCGTGCTGCAGCGGGCCCGGCCGCGGGACGCGGTGCTGGGCGAGGAGTTCGGGCTGGCCGGCTCGGGACCGCGGCGCTGGGTGATCGACCCGATCGACGGGACGAAGAACTACATCCGCGGCGTGCCGGTCTGGGCCACCCTGATCGCGCTGCTGGAGGAGGACGCGGACGGCGAGCAGCACCCGGTGGTGGGCATCGTCTCGGCGCCCGCGCTGCACCGGCGCTGGTGGGCGGCGAAGGGACTGGGCGCCTACGCGGGGCGCAGCCTGGCGAGCGCCGGGCGGATCCGGGTCTCGGGCGTCTCCCGGCTGGAGGACGCCTCGCTCTCCTACTCCTCGCTGAGCGGCTGGGAGGAGCGCGGCCGGCTCGACCCGTTCCTCGACCTCACCCGGGCCTGCTGGCGGACCCGGGCGTACGGCGACTTCTGGTCGTACATGATGCTCGCCGAGGGCGCAGTGGACATCGCCGCCGAGCCGGAGCTGAGCCTGTGGGACATGGCCGCGCCGTGCATCGTGGTGCAGGAGGCCGGCGGCCGGTTCACCGGCCTGGACGGCATCGACGGACCGGGCGGCGCCGACGCGGTGGCCTCCAACGGCATCCTGCACGAGGAGATGCTGCAGCGGCTCAGCGTGTGA
- a CDS encoding DMT family transporter, with protein MAWFMVVLAGLLETGFAINLKLSHGFTKLVPTIAFALFALSSFGLLTLSLKHLPVGSAYAVWTGIGAAGTAIYGMIWMNESSSVLKLVSISLVICGVVGLQLSGSGH; from the coding sequence ATGGCATGGTTCATGGTGGTCCTGGCCGGCCTGCTGGAGACCGGCTTCGCGATCAACCTCAAGCTGAGCCACGGTTTCACCAAGCTGGTCCCCACCATCGCCTTCGCCCTCTTCGCCCTGAGCAGCTTCGGCCTGCTGACCCTCTCCCTGAAGCACCTGCCGGTCGGCAGCGCCTACGCGGTCTGGACGGGCATCGGCGCGGCCGGCACGGCGATCTACGGAATGATCTGGATGAACGAGTCCTCCTCCGTCCTGAAGCTGGTCTCGATCTCCCTGGTCATCTGCGGCGTCGTCGGCCTCCAACTGAGCGGCTCCGGCCACTAG
- the rsgA gene encoding ribosome small subunit-dependent GTPase A translates to MRRYGKDADEDDIRNRPGRKGSRPRTRIRPKHEDADEAMILTVDRGRLTCLVEAGTKREREVVAMKSRELGRKGVVVGDIVSVIGDLSGEPDTLARIVRVEERTSVLRRTADDDDPYERIVVANAQQLAIVSALADPEPRPRLIDRCLVAAYDAGMEPLLVLTKSDLAPAEPLLETYAPLGISYVVTRRDELATAGAEAVREHLRGLSTVFIGHSGVGKTTLVNALVPEHQRSTGRVNAVTGRGRHTTVSALALRLPPPPGAKPGSKKALDPGWVIDTPGFRSFGLSHIDPSRVIHAFPDLEPGTVDCPRACSHDEPDCALDAWVAEGHAEPARLYSLRRLLASRDPREEEAARDARDAREDD, encoded by the coding sequence ATGCGCCGCTACGGCAAGGACGCCGACGAAGACGACATCCGCAACCGCCCGGGCCGCAAGGGCTCCCGGCCACGGACCCGGATCCGCCCCAAGCACGAGGACGCCGACGAGGCGATGATCCTGACCGTCGACCGGGGCCGGCTGACCTGCCTGGTCGAGGCGGGCACCAAGCGCGAGCGCGAGGTGGTCGCGATGAAGTCCCGGGAGCTGGGCCGCAAGGGCGTGGTGGTCGGCGACATCGTCAGCGTGATCGGCGACCTGTCCGGCGAGCCGGACACGCTGGCCCGGATCGTGCGCGTCGAGGAGCGCACCTCGGTGCTGCGCCGCACCGCCGACGACGACGACCCGTACGAGCGGATCGTGGTCGCCAACGCCCAGCAGCTGGCCATCGTCAGCGCGCTGGCCGACCCCGAGCCGCGGCCCCGGCTGATCGACCGCTGCCTGGTGGCGGCCTACGACGCGGGCATGGAACCGCTGCTGGTGCTCACCAAGTCCGACCTGGCCCCGGCCGAGCCGCTGCTGGAGACCTACGCGCCGCTGGGCATCTCCTACGTCGTCACCCGGCGCGACGAGCTCGCGACGGCCGGCGCCGAGGCGGTGCGCGAGCACCTGCGCGGGCTCTCCACCGTCTTCATCGGCCACTCCGGCGTCGGCAAGACCACCCTGGTCAACGCGCTGGTCCCGGAGCACCAGCGGAGCACCGGCCGGGTCAACGCGGTCACCGGCCGCGGGCGGCACACCACCGTCTCGGCGCTGGCGCTGCGGCTGCCGCCGCCCCCCGGGGCCAAGCCGGGCTCGAAGAAGGCGCTGGATCCCGGCTGGGTGATCGACACCCCGGGCTTCCGCTCCTTCGGCCTGTCGCACATCGACCCGTCCCGGGTGATCCACGCCTTCCCCGACCTGGAGCCCGGCACCGTGGACTGCCCGCGCGCCTGCAGCCACGACGAACCGGACTGCGCACTGGACGCCTGGGTCGCCGAGGGCCACGCCGAGCCGGCCCGGCTGTACTCGCTGCGCCGCCTGCTGGCCTCCCGCGACCCCCGCGAGGAGGAGGCCGCCCGGGACGCCAGGGATGCCCGGGAGGACGACTGA
- the aroA gene encoding 3-phosphoshikimate 1-carboxyvinyltransferase, giving the protein MTETLWPAPVATTAVDATVTIPGSKSVTNRALILAALAGEPSWVRRPLRSRDSQLMADGLRALGVGIEELVNNSSGGTGGGEAWRIIPAGRLSGPAQVDVGNAGTVMRFLPPLAVLADGPVHFDGDPRSYERPQHGVIDSLRALGARIEDGGRGGFPLTVHGTGALDGGTVELDASSSSQFVSALLLSGARYNQGVEIRNIGGPVPSLPHIRMTVDMLRLAGVQVDAPEDGGEKDVWRVTPGALLGRDLVVEPDLSNAAPFFAAALVTGGRVTVRDWPRHTTQPGDQLREIYTRMGGSCRFTDEGLEFSGTGVIHGIDADLHDVGELTPVIAAVAALADSESHLSGIAHLRLHETDRLAALAKEINDLGGDVSETEDGLRIRPRPLHGGVFHTYEDHRLATAAAVLGLAAPGVQVENVATTAKTLPDFPAMWTALLDPVAARD; this is encoded by the coding sequence ATGACCGAGACCCTGTGGCCCGCCCCCGTCGCGACCACCGCTGTCGACGCGACCGTGACCATCCCCGGCTCCAAGTCCGTCACCAACCGGGCGCTGATCCTGGCGGCGCTGGCCGGTGAGCCCAGCTGGGTGCGGCGCCCGCTGCGCAGCCGGGACTCCCAGCTGATGGCGGACGGCCTGCGGGCCCTCGGGGTCGGCATCGAGGAGCTGGTCAACAACTCCTCCGGCGGCACCGGCGGCGGCGAGGCCTGGCGGATCATCCCGGCGGGCCGGCTCAGCGGCCCGGCCCAGGTGGACGTCGGCAACGCCGGCACCGTGATGCGCTTCCTGCCCCCGCTGGCCGTGCTCGCCGACGGTCCGGTCCACTTCGACGGCGACCCGCGCTCCTACGAGCGCCCGCAGCACGGCGTGATCGACTCGCTGCGCGCCCTCGGCGCCCGGATCGAGGACGGCGGGCGCGGCGGCTTCCCGCTCACCGTGCACGGCACCGGCGCGCTGGACGGCGGCACGGTCGAGCTGGACGCCTCGTCCTCCTCCCAGTTCGTCAGCGCGCTGCTGCTCTCCGGCGCCCGCTACAACCAGGGCGTGGAGATCCGCAACATCGGCGGCCCGGTCCCCTCGCTGCCGCACATCCGGATGACGGTCGACATGCTGCGGCTGGCCGGCGTCCAGGTCGACGCGCCGGAGGACGGCGGCGAGAAGGACGTCTGGCGGGTCACCCCCGGCGCCCTGCTCGGCCGCGACCTGGTGGTCGAGCCCGACCTGTCCAACGCCGCGCCGTTCTTCGCCGCCGCGCTGGTGACCGGCGGCCGGGTGACGGTCCGGGACTGGCCCAGGCACACCACCCAGCCCGGCGACCAGTTGCGCGAGATCTACACCCGGATGGGCGGCAGCTGCCGCTTCACCGACGAGGGCCTGGAGTTCAGCGGCACCGGCGTGATCCACGGCATCGACGCCGACCTGCACGACGTGGGCGAGCTGACCCCGGTGATCGCCGCCGTGGCCGCGCTGGCCGACTCCGAGTCGCACCTGTCCGGCATCGCCCACCTGCGCCTGCACGAGACGGACCGGCTGGCCGCGCTGGCCAAGGAGATCAACGACCTGGGCGGCGACGTCTCGGAGACCGAGGACGGCCTGCGGATCCGCCCGCGCCCGCTGCACGGTGGTGTCTTCCACACCTACGAGGACCACCGCCTGGCCACCGCCGCGGCGGTGCTGGGCCTGGCCGCCCCCGGCGTCCAGGTGGAGAACGTGGCGACCACCGCCAAAACACTGCCGGACTTCCCGGCGATGTGGACCGCACTGCTCGATCCAGTGGCGGCCAGGGACTGA
- a CDS encoding M50 family metallopeptidase: protein MNQSISGVWQRVLGTQPDPPRWLVLGCAAVALLAILPHPLWRVSRNVVTIAHEGGHGLIALLTGRRLDSIRLHSDTSGLTVSSGRPTGPGMILTAAAGYTAPSLLGLGGAALLAAGRITALLWISIVLLAAMLVMIRNAFGLLSVVLTGGAFFAVSWYGSAQLQAGFAYLGIWFLLLAGVRPVVELQRKRRLGGARDSDADQLARLTGVSALLWVTLFLVVALTCLVAGGSQLLA from the coding sequence ATGAACCAGAGCATCAGCGGGGTCTGGCAGCGGGTTCTGGGCACCCAGCCCGACCCGCCGCGCTGGCTGGTCCTCGGCTGCGCGGCGGTCGCCCTGCTGGCGATCCTGCCGCACCCGCTCTGGCGGGTGAGCCGCAACGTGGTGACCATCGCGCACGAGGGCGGGCACGGCCTGATCGCGCTGCTGACCGGGCGCCGGCTGGACAGCATCCGGCTGCACTCGGACACCTCGGGCCTGACCGTCTCCTCCGGGCGGCCGACCGGGCCCGGCATGATCCTGACCGCCGCGGCCGGCTACACGGCGCCCTCGCTGCTCGGCCTGGGCGGGGCCGCGCTGCTGGCCGCCGGGCGGATCACGGCGCTGCTGTGGATCTCGATCGTGCTGCTCGCCGCGATGCTGGTGATGATCAGGAACGCCTTCGGCCTGCTCTCGGTGGTGCTCACCGGCGGTGCCTTCTTCGCCGTCTCCTGGTACGGCAGCGCCCAGCTCCAGGCCGGCTTCGCCTACCTGGGGATCTGGTTCCTGCTGCTGGCCGGGGTGCGCCCGGTGGTCGAGCTGCAGCGCAAGCGCCGCCTCGGCGGGGCCCGCGACTCGGACGCCGACCAGCTGGCCCGGCTGACCGGGGTGAGCGCGCTGCTCTGGGTGACGCTCTTCCTGGTGGTGGCGCTGACCTGCCTGGTGGCGGGCGGCAGCCAGCTGCTGGCCTGA